In Candidatus Manganitrophus noduliformans, the genomic stretch GACACCTTCCCCGATCCCAAAAAAGACGCCATCAAGTAAACGCCATCGATCTCCCTCCCGAACCACCCGGGTAGAATGCTACAATAATCCATGGTCATCATTCTTTTTGGCGTCACAGGAGCGGGGAAAACCACCATCGGCCAGTTGCTTGCGAAAGAATTAGGTTGGAACTTCTACGACGCCGATGTGTTTCATTCCCCTGACAACATAGAAAAGCTGCGTCAGGGTCTTCCGCTCACCAACGACGATCGGCAACCTTGGCTCGCGAATCTGCGCAAGGCGATCGGCGAATGGATTCAGCGAGGAGAGAATGCCGTGCTCGCCTGTTCGGCGCTAAAAAAATCGTATCGCCAATTGTTGCAGGTGAGCAACGCCGTTCGGTGGGTCTATTTGAAAGGAGACCCGGCCCTGATCAAAAACCGTCTTGAGAAGCGATCCGACCATTTCATAAATCCCGCCTTACTCGACAGCCAATTCGAGACCCTGGAAGAACCCTGGGGCGACGACGTGGTCGTCGTCGATGTAAATAGAAGTCCAAGCAAGATCGTAAGAGAAATTCGAAGTGCATCGAACATTTAAAGACATTTGAATGGGGCTTCGCCCCACACCCCACCGCGGGGGCGGGGCGAGCAGCCCCACGACATTCATTCTCCCCATCCCAATGCTCTTAATTGATTCTCATAGGTTGACTGAACGAGAGATTTCGCTTATAAAAAAGGGTTGGTCATCAACGATTGAGAGGAGCCATGGCGAAAAAGAGCAACAAACAAGACCCTCCCAAACCCGAAACCGCCGAGCCCAAACCGAGCCCACGCGCCGC encodes the following:
- a CDS encoding gluconokinase; amino-acid sequence: MVIILFGVTGAGKTTIGQLLAKELGWNFYDADVFHSPDNIEKLRQGLPLTNDDRQPWLANLRKAIGEWIQRGENAVLACSALKKSYRQLLQVSNAVRWVYLKGDPALIKNRLEKRSDHFINPALLDSQFETLEEPWGDDVVVVDVNRSPSKIVREIRSASNI